One genomic region from Spirosoma sp. KCTC 42546 encodes:
- a CDS encoding cysteine desulfurase family protein, which produces MTPTTAIYLDNAATTRLDPNVLEAMLPLMTEHFGNPSSIHSHGRAVRTAIEKARKTVASLLNTSPAEIFFTSGGTEADNTAIRSSIETYGLTHAITSPLEHHAVLHTLQHLAEQGTIQLSLVDIDEKGHIDLAHLEELLRMSPRSLVSLMHGNNEIANLLNLNRVGELCRAYDAIFHSDTVQTMGHFRHDLQQLPVDFIVGAGHKFHGPKGVGFLYVNADRVKIHPFVYGGAQERNMRGGTENVYGIVGLAKALEIAYHDMDAHQQHITGLKRRMIDQLRAKMPDVQFNGDSADIENSLYTVLNVSLPASDMSDMLLFSLDIARISASGGSACSSGSSVGSHVLAALPGLDSERGYVRFSFGKYNTAEEIDYAVDTLVGLYQKELVK; this is translated from the coding sequence ATGACACCCACCACTGCTATTTACCTGGATAACGCTGCAACCACCCGGCTCGACCCCAACGTGTTAGAGGCTATGTTGCCCCTAATGACCGAGCATTTTGGCAATCCATCCTCTATTCATAGCCATGGCCGGGCAGTACGCACCGCCATCGAAAAAGCACGTAAAACGGTAGCGTCACTACTAAATACATCACCTGCCGAAATTTTCTTTACATCGGGCGGGACCGAAGCTGATAACACGGCCATTCGGAGTAGCATTGAAACTTACGGGCTAACCCACGCTATTACCTCACCCCTGGAGCACCATGCGGTGTTGCATACACTCCAGCATTTGGCCGAACAGGGAACCATTCAACTCAGCCTTGTCGATATTGATGAAAAAGGCCATATTGATCTGGCTCACCTGGAAGAATTACTACGCATGAGCCCCCGCTCGCTGGTGTCGCTCATGCATGGCAATAATGAAATTGCCAACCTGTTGAATTTGAATCGGGTAGGGGAGTTGTGTCGGGCTTACGATGCTATCTTTCATTCCGATACCGTGCAGACGATGGGCCATTTTCGCCACGACCTACAGCAGCTACCCGTCGATTTTATTGTGGGAGCAGGCCATAAATTTCATGGACCCAAAGGGGTTGGTTTTCTATACGTTAATGCCGATCGGGTGAAAATCCACCCGTTTGTGTATGGAGGAGCGCAGGAGCGCAACATGCGGGGTGGCACAGAAAATGTATACGGCATTGTTGGACTGGCGAAAGCCCTGGAAATTGCTTACCATGATATGGATGCGCACCAGCAGCACATTACGGGTTTGAAACGCCGGATGATCGACCAGTTACGGGCAAAAATGCCGGATGTCCAGTTCAACGGCGATTCGGCGGATATAGAGAATAGCTTATACACGGTACTGAACGTGAGTTTGCCCGCATCAGATATGAGCGACATGCTTTTGTTTAGTTTAGATATTGCCCGTATTTCGGCTTCGGGAGGCTCGGCTTGTTCGAGTGGTTCCAGCGTGGGATCGCACGTGTTGGCTGCACTGCCGGGACTGGATTCGGAGCGAGGCTATGTCCGATTTTCATTCGGAAAATATAATACAGCGGAGGAAATTGATTACGCTGTTGATACGCTGGTCGGGTTGTACCAGAAGGAACTTGTGAAATAA